The following proteins are encoded in a genomic region of Campylobacter suis:
- a CDS encoding NnrS family protein — translation MFKPSGQNTIFSSQKSPQSQVLKFSPTPMPSKGRFATWYERFCAQPHQPLFVSGMLGLIAFTFLLLGVYTGALNIGYGVIDFHAYAFVFIVFIQFFLGFLFVVFPKFLVQAQIPSRIYMRHFFAYAISTAGILMAFLFDFDAKIFMILNLVAQIFSFFLLFNIHKKSLLKDKHDTFWVLVGLASGLMFHALFLLAKFGVGSEFFAIYGGFYLFLFVVVYAVSQRMIPFFTSIKVQGYVIKRTKIFMSILYVLLFLHVLGLSFFGAKFLLLTSFLLFVLFAREFCIWRLPLFSSPAILWVLYISLYWIPIGFFISFLDSLNEILNLGLVFEKSALHAFAIGYFLTILIGFGTRVTLGHSGQIPHASGFATTIFVFVGVVSFARLFAGVSLNFELDYIFFINLSAFLLALGLIIWSCKYLVILAKGFKPPH, via the coding sequence ATGTTTAAACCATCAGGACAAAATACCATATTTTCTAGCCAAAAATCACCACAAAGCCAAGTGCTAAAATTTTCACCAACACCTATGCCATCTAAAGGTCGATTTGCCACTTGGTATGAGCGGTTTTGTGCACAACCACACCAGCCACTTTTTGTAAGTGGCATGCTTGGACTCATCGCCTTTACATTTTTGCTTCTTGGCGTTTATACGGGCGCTTTAAATATCGGCTATGGCGTGATAGACTTTCATGCATATGCCTTTGTTTTTATCGTTTTTATACAGTTTTTTCTTGGCTTTTTATTTGTAGTTTTTCCAAAATTCTTAGTCCAAGCACAGATACCATCGCGCATTTATATGCGTCATTTTTTTGCTTATGCTATTAGCACTGCTGGTATTTTGATGGCTTTCTTGTTTGATTTTGATGCAAAAATTTTTATGATTTTAAACTTGGTAGCGCAAATTTTTAGCTTTTTCTTACTTTTTAATATCCACAAAAAGTCACTTTTAAAAGATAAACACGATACTTTTTGGGTGTTAGTCGGGCTTGCTAGCGGGCTAATGTTTCATGCTTTGTTTTTGTTAGCTAAGTTTGGCGTAGGGTCTGAGTTTTTTGCGATATATGGGGGTTTTTATCTATTTTTGTTTGTTGTGGTTTATGCGGTTTCACAGCGCATGATACCATTTTTTACATCGATTAAAGTGCAAGGTTATGTCATAAAGCGCACAAAAATTTTTATGTCTATTTTATATGTATTGCTGTTTTTGCATGTTTTGGGGCTTAGTTTTTTTGGGGCAAAATTTTTACTTTTAACTAGCTTTTTGCTCTTTGTACTTTTTGCTAGGGAGTTTTGTATTTGGAGGCTTCCACTTTTTAGCTCGCCAGCGATACTTTGGGTGCTTTATATCTCTTTGTATTGGATACCGATAGGATTTTTTATCTCATTTTTAGACAGCTTAAATGAAATTTTAAATCTTGGCTTGGTATTTGAAAAAAGTGCATTGCATGCCTTTGCTATAGGATACTTTTTGACGATATTAATAGGCTTTGGTACTCGTGTTACCCTTGGGCATTCAGGGCAAATTCCGCATGCTTCGGGCTTTGCTACGACTATATTTGTTTTTGTTGGGGTTGTGTCTTTTGCGCGTTTGTTTGCAGGAGTTAGTCTAAATTTTGAGCTTGATTATATATTTTTTATCAATTTAAGTGCATTTTTACTAGCGCTTGGACTTATTATCTGGTCTTGTAAATATCTAGTGATACTGGCAAAAGGATTTAAGCCACCACACTAA
- a CDS encoding Fe-S-containing hydro-lyase — MSEIKKIIAPFDKEVVKGLKAGDNVLISGTIIAARDAAHKALTETLARGENLPVNLAGETIYYLGPSPAKPGDVIGAAGPTTSGRMDKYTPTMINEVGINGMIGKGYRSEAVVEAMKKSGCVYMVAIGGAGALISQSIKKYEVLAYPELGPEAVARLTVEDFPAIVAIDSEGNNFYEVGQAPYKQI; from the coding sequence ATGTCAGAGATCAAAAAAATCATCGCACCATTTGATAAAGAGGTGGTAAAAGGTCTAAAAGCAGGCGACAATGTCCTTATCTCAGGCACCATTATAGCAGCTCGCGATGCCGCTCACAAGGCACTTACAGAAACACTAGCAAGGGGTGAAAATTTACCAGTAAATTTAGCTGGCGAGACGATTTATTATCTTGGTCCAAGCCCAGCAAAGCCGGGAGATGTTATCGGTGCAGCAGGCCCTACGACAAGTGGCAGGATGGATAAATACACTCCAACCATGATAAACGAAGTCGGCATAAATGGCATGATAGGCAAAGGATACCGCAGCGAAGCCGTAGTGGAAGCTATGAAAAAATCAGGCTGTGTTTATATGGTGGCCATTGGCGGGGCTGGGGCGCTGATAAGTCAAAGTATCAAAAAATACGAGGTTTTGGCCTATCCTGAGCTTGGTCCAGAGGCGGTGGCAAGGCTCACGGTTGAGGATTTCCCAGCGATTGTGGCTATTGATAGCGAGGGAAATAACTTTTATGAAGTAGGCCAAGCTCCTTATAAGCAAATTTAA
- a CDS encoding cysteine permease — protein sequence MKLILAPNEFLDDYVLGCEFAKNAKISGNAYLFWKGVISAKFENSRIVFLHKKSILPKYQDVILKCSDLSGLVLTSVFCSFTTLASSHLIKSNGSKLYPLFELSEICGVKFINLKKFYDDFGLDYSLRIYIEKCKFFSPTPFEKRIKLTDTLCLGYY from the coding sequence ATGAAGCTTATCTTAGCACCAAATGAGTTTTTAGATGATTATGTTTTGGGTTGCGAGTTTGCTAAAAATGCCAAAATTTCAGGCAATGCCTATTTGTTTTGGAAAGGCGTGATCTCGGCAAAATTTGAAAACTCACGCATAGTTTTTTTACATAAAAAAAGCATTTTACCAAAGTATCAGGATGTGATTTTAAAATGCTCTGATCTAAGCGGGCTAGTGCTTACCTCAGTGTTTTGCTCATTTACCACGCTTGCTAGCTCGCACCTTATAAAATCAAACGGATCAAAGCTATATCCGCTCTTTGAACTTAGCGAAATTTGCGGAGTGAAGTTTATAAATTTAAAGAAATTTTACGATGATTTTGGGCTTGATTATAGTCTAAGAATTTACATAGAAAAGTGTAAATTTTTCTCGCCCACTCCATTTGAAAAGCGTATAAAACTCACCGATACGCTTTGTTTGGGATACTACTAG
- a CDS encoding DIP1984 family protein, which produces MKLAQALILRGDLQIKISELSRRLSQNATIQEGEKPAEEPATLLAELESCLNEFESVVARINLTNAKSIINGTSLTQMLAQKERLSREISILNDFIADASSLTNRSTKTEIKIQSSADVKTLRARSNELSRKLRELDMLIQESNWSIELA; this is translated from the coding sequence ATGAAACTAGCACAAGCACTTATACTTCGCGGGGATTTACAGATCAAAATTTCTGAGCTTTCGCGTAGGTTATCGCAAAATGCGACCATTCAAGAGGGCGAAAAGCCAGCCGAGGAGCCAGCGACACTGCTAGCAGAGCTTGAAAGCTGTTTAAATGAGTTTGAAAGCGTAGTCGCAAGGATAAATTTAACAAACGCAAAAAGCATTATAAACGGCACAAGCTTAACGCAAATGTTAGCTCAAAAAGAGCGTTTATCGCGTGAAATTTCCATCCTAAATGACTTTATCGCAGACGCTTCATCACTGACCAATCGCAGCACAAAAACAGAGATAAAGATACAAAGCTCCGCTGATGTCAAGACGCTACGAGCTAGATCAAACGAGCTAAGCCGTAAGCTAAGAGAGCTTGATATGCTTATCCAAGAGAGCAACTGGAGTATTGAGCTAGCATAG
- a CDS encoding fumarate hydratase has translation MRIVQASQITQVVSELCKEACYVVTPDMRAAFIKAQSSERSPLGKDIIGKILQNADLAQKRIAPICQDTGMAVVFVDLGQDVRIEGGFIEDAINAGVAEGYVGGYLRKSVVNDPIFERKNTQNNTPAVINLRMVKGDKIHIKVAPKGFGSENKSILKMLVPADGLEGVKKVFLEAVKLAGPNACPPLVIGVGIGGTMDKAALMAKYAAARNADSHNADPRYAQLEDELLQMACQTGVGPQGLGGDSTAVKVNIEWYPTHIAGLPVAININCHAARHAEAEI, from the coding sequence ATGAGAATAGTTCAAGCTTCGCAGATTACGCAAGTCGTGAGTGAGCTGTGCAAAGAAGCCTGTTATGTGGTTACGCCAGATATGCGTGCGGCTTTTATCAAGGCTCAAAGCAGCGAGCGTTCGCCACTTGGCAAGGATATAATAGGTAAAATTTTACAAAACGCAGACCTAGCTCAAAAACGCATAGCACCGATATGTCAAGACACTGGAATGGCGGTTGTGTTTGTAGATCTAGGACAAGATGTGCGTATAGAGGGTGGCTTTATCGAAGATGCCATAAATGCAGGAGTTGCCGAGGGCTATGTAGGCGGATATCTAAGAAAATCAGTTGTAAATGATCCGATTTTTGAGCGTAAAAATACTCAAAATAACACACCAGCAGTTATAAATTTACGTATGGTAAAAGGTGATAAAATTCACATAAAAGTCGCTCCAAAAGGCTTTGGAAGTGAAAACAAGTCCATACTAAAAATGCTCGTGCCAGCCGATGGCTTGGAAGGTGTAAAGAAGGTTTTTTTAGAGGCTGTAAAACTTGCTGGACCAAATGCCTGTCCGCCACTCGTGATAGGCGTAGGCATAGGTGGTACGATGGATAAAGCCGCTCTTATGGCGAAATATGCAGCTGCTAGAAATGCGGATAGTCATAATGCAGATCCTAGATACGCACAGCTTGAAGATGAGTTGTTGCAAATGGCATGTCAAACTGGCGTTGGCCCACAAGGACTAGGTGGAGATAGCACCGCTGTAAAGGTAAATATAGAATGGTATCCAACCCATATCGCAGGACTTCCGGTGGCTATAAATATCAACTGTCATGCAGCACGCCATGCAGAAGCTGAAATTTAA
- a CDS encoding hemolysin family protein: MIALAIFFVLLNAFFVLSEFAIVKVRKSRLEELIKEKVPNSQLAYDISNRLDTYLSATQLGITLSSLALGWIGEPAVARLIEEPLAEHFGANAIVVHSVSFAIAFTIITLLHVVIGELIPKSVAIAKAEKSVLKIARPLHIFWVLLSPVIRMFDFLASIGLKMLGIAPAKESDLAHSEEEIKIIVGESLKGGVLDDFETEIIKNAVDFSDTVAKEIMTPRRDMVCINKQKSFEENLKLIFESKYTRYPYVDGSKDVVLGMIHIRDILQIHFGENKNKSFDGIVREFLIVPESLSISKIITLMNKEQKSAALVVDEYGGTAGILTMEDVIEEVLGDLNDEHDDASEQYKKINDNIFEFNGRYDLESVEELLGISFDDETDQVTIGGYVFNLIGRLPVAGDRVEDELCYYEVRKMDGASILRVKVRKKLEESEQE; this comes from the coding sequence ATGATCGCACTTGCGATATTTTTTGTTTTATTAAACGCCTTCTTTGTTCTTTCTGAATTTGCTATCGTAAAGGTTCGTAAGTCGCGCCTTGAAGAGCTTATAAAAGAGAAAGTCCCAAATTCACAACTTGCATATGATATCTCGAACCGCCTTGATACCTATCTTAGCGCCACTCAGCTTGGTATAACGCTAAGCTCTCTGGCTCTTGGTTGGATAGGCGAGCCAGCGGTGGCAAGACTCATTGAAGAGCCATTGGCTGAGCATTTTGGAGCAAATGCCATTGTGGTTCATAGTGTTTCATTTGCCATTGCATTTACCATTATAACGCTACTTCATGTTGTTATAGGTGAGTTGATACCAAAATCTGTTGCGATAGCAAAAGCTGAAAAATCAGTCCTTAAAATCGCCCGCCCGCTACATATCTTCTGGGTACTTCTTTCGCCAGTTATTCGTATGTTTGATTTTTTAGCTTCGATAGGGCTAAAAATGCTTGGTATAGCACCTGCTAAAGAGAGCGATCTTGCTCACTCTGAAGAGGAGATAAAGATAATTGTCGGCGAGAGCTTGAAGGGCGGAGTGCTTGATGACTTTGAGACAGAGATTATTAAAAATGCGGTCGATTTTAGTGATACGGTCGCAAAAGAGATAATGACACCACGCCGTGATATGGTTTGCATAAATAAACAAAAGAGTTTTGAAGAAAATTTAAAGCTGATTTTTGAGTCAAAATACACACGCTATCCTTATGTGGATGGAAGCAAAGATGTTGTTTTGGGTATGATACACATACGAGATATATTGCAAATTCACTTTGGTGAAAATAAAAATAAAAGCTTTGACGGCATTGTGCGTGAATTTTTAATCGTCCCTGAAAGCCTTTCTATATCAAAGATTATTACCCTAATGAACAAAGAGCAAAAGTCAGCTGCTCTTGTTGTTGATGAGTATGGCGGAACGGCTGGAATTTTAACTATGGAAGATGTCATAGAAGAGGTTTTGGGCGATTTAAATGATGAGCATGATGATGCTAGCGAACAGTATAAAAAGATAAATGATAATATATTTGAATTTAACGGTCGCTATGATCTTGAGAGTGTTGAAGAGCTACTTGGTATAAGTTTTGATGATGAGACGGATCAAGTTACGATAGGTGGCTATGTCTTTAATCTAATAGGTCGCCTGCCTGTTGCCGGGGACAGGGTCGAAGATGAGCTATGCTACTATGAGGTCAGAAAGATGGATGGGGCTAGCATTTTACGCGTAAAAGTTAGAAAAAAGCTCGAAGAGAGCGAACAAGAGTAA
- a CDS encoding RidA family protein, giving the protein MKKIIHTRSAPQAIGPYSQAVIANGFLFASGQLGVTPAGEFAGKDIATQAKQSMENVRAILAAADIGFENIVKTTIFLADINDFAAVNEIYASYFSGEFPARSTVAVKTLPKNGLVEIEVIAQI; this is encoded by the coding sequence ATGAAAAAAATCATACACACACGAAGTGCCCCTCAGGCTATAGGTCCATATTCGCAGGCAGTCATCGCCAATGGTTTTTTGTTTGCGTCAGGTCAGCTTGGTGTAACGCCAGCGGGTGAGTTTGCTGGAAAGGACATCGCAACACAAGCAAAGCAAAGCATGGAGAATGTTCGTGCGATACTAGCTGCGGCGGATATTGGTTTTGAAAATATTGTAAAAACAACGATATTTTTAGCTGATATTAATGATTTTGCGGCTGTAAATGAAATTTATGCGAGCTATTTTAGTGGAGAATTTCCTGCTAGAAGCACAGTTGCTGTAAAAACTTTACCAAAAAATGGACTTGTAGAGATTGAAGTTATAGCTCAAATTTAG
- the thiM gene encoding hydroxyethylthiazole kinase yields MKILQHLRQKRPLIHCITNYVTVNDVANALLSVGASPVMADDESEVGEITAISNALLINIGTLNSRTISSMIKSAKKANELKIPIVFDPVGVGASTLRNETAFRLLEQVNFTLIRANASEISFLTSKTGGARGVDASENELGKDILEHINAAKILAKKYNCVVAVSGKTDIIVDEKQTKLCNNGSPMMANITGSGCMLGAVMAAFLGASDDKFEAALKAVCTFGISGEMAAEKTIANNAANATFRTNFIDALSFVDDDILNKRAKILSH; encoded by the coding sequence ATGAAAATTTTACAACATTTACGCCAAAAACGCCCTCTTATTCATTGTATAACAAACTATGTAACTGTAAACGATGTCGCAAATGCATTGCTTTCGGTTGGTGCTTCGCCAGTGATGGCAGATGATGAGAGCGAAGTTGGTGAAATAACAGCTATCTCAAATGCCTTACTTATAAATATAGGAACACTAAATTCTCGCACTATATCATCTATGATAAAATCAGCAAAAAAAGCAAATGAGCTTAAGATACCTATAGTATTTGATCCAGTCGGGGTCGGTGCTAGCACACTTCGCAATGAGACAGCTTTTAGGCTTTTAGAGCAAGTAAATTTCACTCTTATTCGTGCAAATGCTTCTGAGATAAGCTTCTTAACTAGCAAAACCGGTGGAGCAAGGGGTGTTGATGCTAGCGAAAATGAGCTTGGAAAAGATATACTTGAGCATATAAATGCGGCTAAAATTTTAGCAAAAAAATATAACTGCGTAGTCGCTGTTTCTGGAAAAACTGACATTATAGTAGATGAAAAGCAGACAAAACTTTGCAATAACGGTAGTCCTATGATGGCAAATATAACTGGTAGCGGATGTATGCTGGGTGCAGTGATGGCAGCTTTTTTAGGCGCAAGTGATGATAAATTTGAAGCTGCACTAAAGGCAGTATGCACCTTTGGCATAAGTGGTGAAATGGCGGCCGAAAAAACCATCGCTAATAACGCAGCAAACGCTACCTTTAGAACAAATTTTATCGACGCACTAAGCTTTGTAGATGATGATATCCTAAATAAACGGGCAAAAATTTTAAGCCATTAG
- a CDS encoding DUF2798 domain-containing protein — MFPVRYFRFVFAFIMALFMSFIISGALSFLNLGLVDDFIKIWIINWGKAFVLAYPCVLIISPLATKMTKAICKE; from the coding sequence ATGTTTCCTGTGCGGTATTTTAGGTTTGTTTTTGCTTTTATCATGGCACTTTTTATGTCCTTTATAATCTCTGGTGCTTTAAGCTTTTTAAACCTTGGACTTGTTGATGATTTTATAAAAATTTGGATTATAAACTGGGGCAAAGCCTTTGTTTTAGCCTATCCTTGCGTGCTTATCATCTCGCCGCTAGCCACAAAGATGACAAAAGCCATTTGCAAAGAGTGA
- a CDS encoding DUF748 domain-containing protein, with protein MRNLYKKYKKSCIFFLTVVFLIAFYTIFGFFGVPWILKSVIPSFLADKNATLIVKEAKFHPYKFELNATDVSLKTYADIFSVKQLDFELNFSEIFSKNINIEVIRLFEPYTNIQREANFTFNFDSLVVSSDSKNSDENDNKESFFNLTLNKFKIINGDVRYADASLKRPFEVKLNDLNYEIKNINLKEYSIGKHILETNSNVLEEFDWRGGVSLNPLKIYGDIKLGGLKMDKIWQSYMSDLDFNVTKGTIDTTLKYSINIGDEGVGLSFDDSKIIAKNFNINEQNSTIKLDNLAFEDINFKGNFSGKNDLKLNIGQALFDGFSKDEILLKSGEVNNILFNLLRDESLSLDGEISGLKISGIEHNSSSFASINEVVLNALKYDMSDVFRLNLLDLNSSGLSFKDEQNFANIDTFLIKNVSASFGLDDKQFILSLPKIGLNNTIFKNPQISVKNDIFYLNNLNLSAKDEFGYMDISGDDFGFKGTKFQGFDFDVASQDIEFLDLNVSLKNEQNTTSIATNLSNIKTKPIQVNAKNEKFVVVDDISANGLKFDGKNAELDSLMLGKSDIFSSSKSFAGFKKLAVNGLNFELLQTALDIKDVKFDSLFYNDELSKDGSKAINELAILKSNKKNTPKIAKKDKSYETNFVANIENIEFLNASSKITQSFTDEAMKHEIGLKGAKISNFSSDLSKPFGVNLALKTSDDVTLEAKGKVAIEPLNAELQTKVVAGDLTKFNAILSKYLNASIAQGVANFQSSVKLDKSYKINGKFGLKNFILNDTNGTKVAGVNELEIKKILLNKKGVDITDVTINEPFAKVHIFKDKSINLSRLSKQNDNKSEQKNEQKPNKSSKDEFQTSIKNISLNNANIDFSDDSLVLPFVFDIRNLNAQIDKVSSGDVTNISMQGTVGSGGSASIQSRIDVFEPKKFSDIKLKFKDVELNEITPYSATFVGRKIDSGLISLSLAYLIKDGKMDGKNNVVIDTIKLGESVESADAMSLPLQLAISILQDSRNIIDLNLPVSGDLDNPEFSYGGIVWQAIVQLFNDVVTSPFRLLGNVLGIANSQELSTIDFSAGDGEFMESQAKKVEQFKTITETKKDIIFVINPSYDETIDKLAIQKRLLDRDIAMQANARNISEMQVIKELSMRKFKSVPQNAYDELIKMREISESALEKLANERANSLKQMMIKTGVPSDQVKVSDKLQKVKAKMELYIPLPIGIENRQ; from the coding sequence TTGAGAAATCTATATAAAAAATACAAAAAGTCTTGTATCTTTTTTCTAACAGTTGTTTTTTTGATAGCATTTTATACAATTTTTGGTTTTTTTGGTGTGCCATGGATTCTAAAAAGCGTTATCCCAAGTTTTTTGGCTGATAAAAATGCAACACTAATCGTAAAAGAGGCAAAATTTCACCCTTATAAATTTGAACTAAATGCTACTGATGTGAGTCTAAAAACTTATGCTGATATTTTTAGCGTAAAGCAACTTGATTTTGAGCTGAATTTTTCTGAAATTTTTTCAAAAAATATAAACATAGAAGTTATTAGACTTTTTGAGCCATATACAAATATCCAAAGAGAGGCAAATTTTACATTTAACTTTGATTCACTAGTTGTTAGTAGCGATAGCAAAAATAGCGATGAAAACGATAATAAAGAGAGCTTTTTTAACCTTACTTTAAATAAATTTAAGATCATAAATGGCGATGTCCGCTATGCTGATGCGAGCCTAAAGCGTCCATTTGAGGTGAAACTAAATGACCTAAACTACGAGATAAAAAACATAAATCTTAAAGAGTATAGTATCGGTAAGCACATACTAGAGACAAATTCAAATGTTCTTGAGGAGTTTGACTGGCGAGGCGGCGTGAGCTTAAATCCATTAAAAATTTATGGCGACATCAAGCTTGGCGGCTTAAAAATGGATAAAATTTGGCAAAGCTATATGAGCGATCTCGATTTCAATGTCACAAAAGGTACGATAGATACCACGCTAAAATATAGCATAAATATCGGTGATGAGGGTGTTGGCTTAAGTTTTGATGACTCAAAAATCATCGCAAAAAATTTTAACATAAATGAGCAAAATAGCACAATAAAGCTTGATAATCTTGCTTTTGAGGATATAAATTTTAAGGGAAATTTTAGTGGAAAAAACGATCTTAAGCTAAATATAGGGCAAGCTCTTTTTGATGGTTTTTCAAAAGATGAAATTTTGCTTAAAAGTGGCGAGGTCAATAATATTTTATTTAATCTCTTAAGAGATGAAAGCCTGAGCCTTGATGGTGAAATTTCAGGGTTAAAAATAAGTGGTATAGAGCATAATTCAAGTAGTTTTGCTAGTATTAATGAAGTTGTTTTGAATGCCTTAAAGTATGATATGAGCGATGTTTTTCGTCTTAATTTGTTGGATTTAAATAGCTCAGGTCTTTCTTTTAAAGATGAGCAAAATTTTGCAAATATCGACACTTTTTTGATAAAAAATGTATCAGCTAGTTTTGGACTAGATGATAAGCAGTTTATACTTTCTTTGCCAAAAATTGGTCTAAATAACACTATCTTTAAAAATCCCCAAATAAGCGTAAAAAATGATATTTTTTATCTAAACAACCTTAATCTTAGTGCAAAAGATGAGTTTGGTTATATGGATATTAGTGGTGATGATTTTGGTTTTAAGGGGACTAAATTTCAAGGTTTTGACTTTGATGTAGCGAGTCAAGATATAGAGTTTTTAGACCTAAATGTGAGTCTAAAAAATGAGCAAAACACAACAAGCATAGCAACAAATTTATCTAATATCAAAACTAAACCAATTCAAGTAAATGCAAAAAATGAGAAGTTTGTTGTGGTTGATGATATAAGTGCAAATGGATTAAAATTTGATGGAAAAAATGCAGAGCTTGACTCCTTAATGCTAGGTAAAAGCGATATATTCTCTTCGTCAAAGAGTTTTGCTGGATTTAAAAAATTAGCAGTAAATGGCTTAAATTTTGAGCTTTTACAAACGGCACTTGACATAAAAGATGTAAAATTTGACTCACTTTTTTATAATGATGAGCTAAGTAAAGATGGCTCAAAAGCTATAAACGAGCTTGCTATACTAAAATCTAACAAGAAAAATACGCCAAAAATAGCCAAAAAAGATAAAAGCTATGAGACAAATTTTGTGGCAAATATAGAAAATATAGAGTTTTTAAATGCTAGCTCAAAGATCACGCAAAGTTTTACTGATGAGGCTATGAAGCATGAAATAGGGCTTAAAGGTGCGAAAATTTCAAACTTTTCAAGTGATTTAAGTAAGCCATTTGGTGTAAATTTAGCTCTAAAAACTAGCGACGATGTTACCTTGGAAGCAAAGGGTAAAGTGGCTATCGAGCCTTTAAATGCAGAGCTTCAAACGAAAGTTGTGGCTGGGGATTTGACAAAATTTAATGCCATTTTGAGTAAATATTTAAATGCTAGCATAGCACAAGGTGTGGCAAATTTTCAAAGTAGCGTAAAACTTGACAAGAGCTACAAGATAAATGGAAAATTTGGGCTTAAAAATTTTATTTTAAATGATACAAACGGTACAAAGGTGGCTGGTGTAAATGAGCTTGAGATAAAAAAGATATTGCTTAATAAAAAGGGCGTAGACATCACTGATGTTACGATAAATGAGCCTTTTGCAAAGGTGCATATCTTTAAAGACAAGAGTATAAATCTCTCTCGGCTCTCTAAGCAAAATGATAATAAGTCTGAACAAAAAAATGAGCAAAAGCCCAATAAATCAAGTAAAGATGAATTTCAAACTAGCATAAAAAATATTAGCCTAAATAATGCAAATATCGACTTTAGCGATGATAGCTTGGTGCTTCCATTTGTTTTTGATATAAGAAATTTAAATGCTCAGATAGATAAAGTAAGTAGTGGCGATGTTACAAACATATCTATGCAAGGCACGGTCGGAAGTGGTGGAAGTGCGAGTATTCAGAGCCGAATTGATGTGTTTGAGCCAAAGAAATTTAGCGATATAAAGCTAAAATTTAAGGATGTTGAACTAAATGAGATAACGCCTTATAGTGCGACTTTTGTAGGGCGAAAGATAGATAGTGGGCTTATAAGTTTATCGCTTGCTTACTTGATAAAAGATGGCAAAATGGATGGCAAAAATAATGTCGTAATCGACACGATAAAACTTGGAGAGAGCGTGGAGTCTGCAGATGCGATGAGCTTGCCACTGCAGCTTGCAATATCTATTTTGCAAGATTCTAGAAACATTATCGACTTAAATTTGCCAGTTAGTGGCGATCTGGATAATCCTGAGTTTAGCTATGGGGGCATTGTTTGGCAGGCTATCGTCCAGCTTTTTAATGATGTTGTGACCTCGCCGTTTAGGCTGCTTGGAAATGTGCTTGGTATAGCAAATTCTCAGGAACTTTCTACTATTGATTTTAGTGCGGGGGATGGCGAATTTATGGAATCACAGGCAAAAAAAGTAGAGCAATTTAAGACGATAACTGAGACAAAAAAGGATATAATTTTCGTGATAAATCCATCTTATGATGAGACGATAGATAAGCTTGCCATTCAAAAACGCTTGTTAGATAGGGATATTGCGATGCAGGCAAATGCACGAAATATAAGTGAAATGCAAGTCATCAAAGAGCTTTCGATGCGTAAATTTAAGAGCGTACCACAAAATGCGTATGATGAGCTCATTAAGATGAGAGAAATTTCAGAAAGTGCGCTTGAAAAGCTTGCAAATGAGCGTGCAAATAGCCTAAAGCAAATGATGATAAAAACTGGAGTGCCAAGCGATCAGGTAAAAGTTTCAGATAAGCTTCAAAAAGTCAAGGCTAAAATGGAGCTTTATATCCCACTCCCAATCGGTATAGAAAATAGACAGTAA